One region of Mycobacterium riyadhense genomic DNA includes:
- a CDS encoding PE family protein: MSYVITAPEMLAAASDDLRGVGFALTAQNAAAAGPTTGVIPAAADEVSALTAAQFAAHAQMYQAFSAQAVAIHELFVTTLRAGADSYAGTEAANVVAASS; this comes from the coding sequence GTGTCCTATGTGATAACCGCACCAGAAATGCTGGCGGCGGCGAGCGACGACTTGCGGGGTGTCGGCTTTGCCTTAACTGCCCAGAACGCCGCCGCAGCCGGCCCTACGACCGGGGTGATTCCCGCTGCCGCAGACGAGGTATCGGCATTAACCGCAGCACAATTCGCCGCGCACGCCCAGATGTATCAAGCGTTCAGCGCCCAGGCCGTAGCGATTCATGAACTGTTCGTGACCACCCTGCGGGCCGGAGCCGATTCGTACGCGGGGACCGAGGCCGCGAATGTGGTCGCGGCCAGCAGTTAA
- a CDS encoding ribonuclease Z encodes MIEVTLLGTGSPIPDPLRAGPSTLVRAGGQALLVDCGRGVLQRAAAVGLGANALTALLVTHLHSDHVADLGDVLITRWVSTFGPDAAPLPIIGPPGTAAMVEATLAAFGADIGYRIAHHADLTQPPAVEVHEHTDGIVWDRDGVRVLVAPTDHRPVCPTIAFRVQHDGVSVVLAGDTVPCEGLDRLASRADAMVHTVIRKDLVKALPLQRIRDICDYHSSVEEAAATAARAGVGTLVLTHCVPPIAPGQEEAWRACAAAHFDGRIELGPDLHRVEVTRASR; translated from the coding sequence GTGATTGAAGTTACTTTGCTGGGCACCGGCAGCCCGATCCCGGATCCGCTGCGCGCGGGCCCGTCCACACTCGTGCGCGCGGGTGGTCAGGCTTTACTCGTCGACTGCGGCAGGGGAGTGCTGCAACGCGCCGCCGCCGTCGGTCTGGGCGCCAACGCGCTGACCGCGCTGTTGGTGACCCACCTGCACAGCGACCATGTCGCTGATCTCGGTGATGTGTTGATCACCCGGTGGGTCAGCACGTTTGGCCCCGATGCAGCGCCGTTGCCGATCATCGGTCCACCGGGAACCGCCGCGATGGTGGAGGCGACGTTGGCCGCCTTCGGCGCCGATATCGGCTATCGGATTGCTCACCACGCCGACCTGACCCAGCCGCCGGCCGTCGAGGTGCACGAACACACCGACGGAATTGTCTGGGACCGGGACGGAGTTCGTGTCTTGGTGGCGCCGACGGACCACCGCCCTGTGTGTCCGACGATCGCGTTTCGTGTCCAGCACGACGGCGTCTCGGTCGTGTTGGCCGGCGACACGGTGCCGTGCGAAGGCCTTGACCGACTGGCCAGCAGAGCGGATGCCATGGTGCACACCGTGATTCGCAAGGATCTCGTCAAAGCGTTGCCCCTACAGCGCATCCGAGACATCTGCGATTACCACTCCTCGGTGGAAGAGGCGGCTGCAACCGCCGCGCGCGCCGGTGTGGGCACTTTGGTGCTCACCCATTGCGTACCGCCGATCGCACCAGGTCAAGAGGAGGCCTGGCGGGCCTGCGCTGCGGCACATTTCGACGGGCGCATCGAGCTGGGACCCGATCTACATCGCGTCGAAGTGACCCGCGCCAGCCGATGA
- a CDS encoding response regulator transcription factor — protein MADPTRVTVVVADDHPVTRQGVVRALKSSGRVHVVAEVADGRAALDAIRQLRPAVALLDYKMPELDGLEVTHAITRDGLPTHVVLLSAFDDSSVVYKALAEGASGYLTKESDSDEIVNAVVKCASGEAYLPTGIAGGLASEVKRRARGATTLLTERESQVVKMMADGMSVPQIASQLHLATSTVKTHVQSLYEKLGVSDRGAAVAEAMRRRLLE, from the coding sequence ATGGCCGACCCCACTCGAGTCACAGTCGTCGTGGCCGACGATCATCCGGTAACGCGGCAAGGTGTGGTGCGCGCGTTGAAGTCCAGCGGGCGGGTGCACGTCGTCGCCGAGGTGGCGGACGGTCGCGCGGCCCTGGACGCCATCCGGCAACTCAGACCGGCGGTAGCCCTGCTCGACTACAAGATGCCCGAGCTGGATGGCCTTGAAGTCACTCACGCGATTACCCGTGATGGGTTGCCCACGCACGTGGTGTTGCTGAGTGCCTTTGATGACAGCTCGGTTGTGTACAAGGCTCTGGCCGAGGGCGCTTCGGGGTATCTAACCAAGGAATCCGATAGCGACGAAATCGTGAACGCCGTGGTCAAGTGCGCCAGCGGCGAGGCGTACCTGCCCACCGGGATAGCCGGAGGGTTGGCGAGCGAAGTCAAACGGCGGGCCAGGGGAGCGACGACGTTGTTGACCGAGCGCGAAAGTCAGGTGGTGAAGATGATGGCAGACGGGATGTCGGTTCCGCAGATCGCGTCGCAACTTCACCTGGCAACCAGCACGGTTAAGACGCATGTCCAGAGCCTGTACGAGAAGCTTGGTGTCTCCGATCGGGGAGCGGCCGTCGCCGAGGCGATGCGGCGCCGACTGCTGGAATGA
- a CDS encoding PPE family protein — translation MDFGALPPEINSGRMYLGPGASPMLAAAAAWAELADQLHAATASYASVISGLTSGPWLGPTSTAMAAAAARYVTWLSATAAEASRAHVQANAAAAAYEAAFAMTVPPPVIAANRALLMSLIATNFLGQNTPAIAATEALYAEMWAQDAAAMFCYAAVSAAATTLTPFTPPPVITKAVALAGRAADVGQVVMSVGAGVIATVPQALDRLASFTPPLWVYNFLEFLSDMAAFGTTAAQITGACMSAMSAVNAVATAAAAPAKALGSATGGLSSAAGTMRSAGLGARPPAISASLGHAPSIGHMSVPPSWTTMASPKGHGAAGLPATRRGGAPMVMEGGPGMPGIPMATGAGRGGGDSIPRYGFRLTVMMRPVAGG, via the coding sequence ATGGATTTCGGAGCTTTACCACCTGAAATCAACTCGGGCCGAATGTATTTAGGCCCTGGGGCCAGCCCGATGCTGGCGGCCGCAGCGGCATGGGCGGAGTTGGCCGACCAATTGCACGCGGCTACGGCCTCGTATGCCTCGGTGATCTCTGGGTTGACCAGTGGGCCGTGGCTGGGCCCCACATCGACAGCGATGGCGGCCGCGGCGGCACGGTATGTGACATGGTTGAGCGCCACGGCCGCGGAGGCTTCGCGGGCGCATGTCCAGGCCAATGCGGCGGCTGCTGCCTACGAGGCGGCGTTCGCCATGACCGTGCCGCCGCCGGTGATCGCGGCCAACCGTGCGCTCCTCATGTCGCTGATTGCGACCAACTTCCTCGGTCAGAACACCCCGGCGATCGCGGCCACCGAAGCGCTCTACGCCGAGATGTGGGCGCAGGACGCCGCGGCCATGTTCTGCTACGCCGCCGTCTCGGCCGCGGCAACGACATTGACACCGTTCACCCCGCCGCCGGTGATCACCAAGGCGGTCGCGCTGGCCGGGCGGGCCGCCGATGTTGGCCAGGTCGTCATGTCGGTGGGCGCGGGAGTGATCGCTACGGTGCCCCAGGCGCTGGATCGGCTCGCGTCGTTCACGCCACCGCTATGGGTCTACAACTTCCTGGAGTTCCTTTCCGACATGGCGGCGTTCGGGACTACGGCTGCGCAGATTACAGGTGCGTGCATGTCGGCCATGTCCGCTGTGAACGCGGTGGCGACCGCCGCCGCGGCGCCGGCGAAGGCGTTGGGTTCGGCTACGGGCGGGCTCAGTTCCGCAGCCGGCACGATGCGTTCAGCGGGTCTCGGTGCGCGACCGCCGGCGATATCGGCGAGCCTGGGACATGCTCCGTCGATCGGCCACATGTCCGTGCCGCCGAGCTGGACCACGATGGCTTCGCCGAAGGGGCACGGCGCGGCTGGGTTGCCGGCTACCCGACGAGGCGGCGCGCCCATGGTCATGGAAGGGGGCCCGGGAATGCCCGGGATACCGATGGCGACGGGCGCGGGTCGCGGCGGTGGCGACTCGATTCCGCGATACGGATTCCGGCTCACCGTGATGATGCGCCCGGTTGCAGGCGGATAA